In the Chryseobacterium sp. MYb264 genome, one interval contains:
- a CDS encoding lysozyme encodes MKTSKKGIDLILSFEGFSSKPYLDSANIPTIGYGNTYYPGGKKVTMKDAAISKERGAELFSAVLPTYEKIVNNKIKVALTQNQFDALVSHTYNTGGSDTLFALINKKSGSEIIKDWFTSRYITAGGKVLNGLIRRRKAEAELFFSK; translated from the coding sequence ATGAAAACATCAAAAAAAGGTATCGATTTAATCTTGTCATTCGAGGGTTTCAGTTCCAAGCCTTATCTGGACTCCGCAAATATTCCCACCATTGGCTATGGAAATACCTATTATCCGGGAGGGAAAAAAGTAACAATGAAAGATGCCGCCATCAGTAAAGAAAGAGGTGCTGAATTATTTTCTGCTGTTTTACCGACTTATGAAAAAATTGTTAATAATAAAATAAAAGTTGCGCTTACTCAAAATCAGTTTGATGCGTTGGTTTCTCATACGTATAATACGGGCGGATCTGATACTTTATTTGCTTTAATTAATAAAAAATCGGGATCTGAAATCATTAAAGATTGGTTTACTTCAAGATATATTACTGCAGGAGGTAAGGTGTTGAATGGCCTTATCAGGCGCAGAAAAGCAGAAGCCGAACTGTTCTTTTCCAAATAA
- a CDS encoding leucine-rich repeat domain-containing protein — protein MITKEELKLNFENGDRPTQKEFWEWMDSYWHKEEKISQDSLEGIEKVIPFILNDNLLGSTIELSIPKNIKKILRASYTYSGMSYQITKVNFNEGLEEIESSAFNSQNIKVIKTPSTLKVIRNSAFAYQMNGINGSDGLEEIILNKGLEIIEDYAFINSDRSSVKELYIPSSVKFVGVNAFYLPSLQSVSAPSGLDLSNAGIPATATITYR, from the coding sequence ATGATCACAAAAGAAGAACTAAAACTCAATTTTGAAAATGGAGATAGGCCCACACAGAAAGAATTTTGGGAATGGATGGATTCTTATTGGCATAAGGAGGAAAAAATTTCACAGGACTCTTTGGAAGGAATTGAAAAAGTGATTCCATTTATTCTAAATGATAATTTGCTAGGATCTACAATTGAACTTTCTATTCCTAAAAATATTAAAAAAATTTTAAGAGCTTCATATACTTATTCTGGTATGTCGTATCAAATAACGAAAGTCAATTTCAATGAAGGGCTTGAAGAAATCGAATCATCAGCTTTTAATAGTCAGAATATTAAAGTTATTAAAACTCCATCAACATTAAAGGTCATCAGAAATTCAGCTTTTGCCTATCAAATGAACGGTATAAATGGTTCAGATGGTTTGGAGGAAATTATTTTAAATAAAGGATTAGAAATTATTGAAGACTATGCATTTATAAATTCAGATAGATCAAGTGTCAAGGAGCTGTACATTCCCAGCTCTGTTAAATTTGTAGGAGTAAATGCATTTTACCTTCCGTCACTTCAGTCCGTTTCCGCTCCGTCAGGTCTAGATCTTAGTAATGCAGGAATCCCTGCTACAGCAACCATTACTTACAGATAA